The Sorangiineae bacterium MSr11954 DNA segment TTCCGCGTTATGGTGAAGAAGGGATCGCCGCGGTAGGAGCTCAGCCGGTGTTCTATGGCTCGGACCAAGCGCACGACTCCTTCATCAAGATCGCGCGCATGACCGGGCTGGGCGCCCGCGCCTTCTGCCGCGTTCGGAGCGACGATCGCCAGCGGATGGACGTCGATGCCTTGCGCGCCGCCATCGCGCGCGATCGGGCCGAGGGAAAGACGCCCTTTCTCGTGGCCGCCACCGTGGGCACCACGGCCACCGGGGCCATCGATCCGCTGCGCGATCTGGCGGCGCTGTGCAAGAGCGAGGGGCTCTGGCTGCATGCGGACGCGGCGTGGGGCGGCATCGCGCTCTTCTCCGATTCCTTGCGCCCGCACGTCGCGGGCCTGGCGGAGACCGACTCCATCACGTGGGATGCGCACAAGACACTGCCGGTCCCCATGGGCGCGGGCATGTTCTTTAGCCGCACCAGCGCGCCGAGCGACGCGCTCTTCTCCGTGCGCGCGGGCTATGTGCCGGAGATCGAGCCGGGCACCCCCGATCTCTATCAGCGCTCCGTCCAATGGTCGCGGCGCTTCATCGGGCTCAAGATTTTCATGACCCTCGCGGAGCTCGGTGACCTTGGCATGGCCGCCATCGTCGAGCATCAAGCGCAGATGGGCCGGTATCTGCGCGAGGCCCTCGGGGCGCGCGGGTTTCGGGTCATGAACGATTCGCCCCTCCCGATCGCCTGTTTTACGCGCGAGGGCGGGCCAGAGGTTCGTCCAGCCGATGTCGCGCGAAGGGTCTCGGACGAGGGCACCGCGTGGCTCTCCGATGTTCGTTTGCCCAATGGGCAGCATTGGCTGCGTGCATGTATTACGCATCACGACACGCAGCGCGAAGACATCGACCGATTGGTTTCGGCCGTGCAAAGCGCGTGCAGCGAGGTATCCGGATAGCGTAGTCTCGCCCGCGCAATGCCGTTGCGTTTTGCTGCCTGCACACACGCCGGGTGCTTCTTTGCGATCGCGCTGTCCGCGTCGATGGCGTGGTTTGGTTGCTCCAAATCCAAGGAAGAAGCTCCGGCGGAGCCGTCTGCGACGGCGGTTGCTCCGTCGGCGCCGGGTGCGTCCGCGCAGGCCGCACAGGCCGGCGACGCGGCTGCGGAGGCCGCGCACGGCGGGGACGCGTCCGCGCCGGTGCACGAGGCGGTGAAGAG contains these protein-coding regions:
- a CDS encoding aminotransferase class I/II-fold pyridoxal phosphate-dependent enzyme yields the protein MDASILSLYDRIRGWEERARRAPVTPRLSREALAERLRPYDFSAPRDLAELVSNVADLLEQGIIQNNHPRYFGLFNAGTRRAGVVADALVALYNPQNAASWHSPAACGIEDHTLGYLARKIARASFDPTSSTTAHRFATFTSGGSEANLTGVLSALAHAFPRYGEEGIAAVGAQPVFYGSDQAHDSFIKIARMTGLGARAFCRVRSDDRQRMDVDALRAAIARDRAEGKTPFLVAATVGTTATGAIDPLRDLAALCKSEGLWLHADAAWGGIALFSDSLRPHVAGLAETDSITWDAHKTLPVPMGAGMFFSRTSAPSDALFSVRAGYVPEIEPGTPDLYQRSVQWSRRFIGLKIFMTLAELGDLGMAAIVEHQAQMGRYLREALGARGFRVMNDSPLPIACFTREGGPEVRPADVARRVSDEGTAWLSDVRLPNGQHWLRACITHHDTQREDIDRLVSAVQSACSEVSG